A window of Cohnella herbarum contains these coding sequences:
- a CDS encoding CheR family methyltransferase, whose protein sequence is MGDIRANISGGLSVSEDEDFAKFIVNIKRLTSIDLSQYKENQMRRRLTTLRMKYGYQNFNEYFAVLSSDARLRNEFLDRMTINVSEFWRNPNRWQVLMEKFLPEMMKNSSRLSIWSAACSTGEEPYTLAMILDSLGALERTSLIATDIDDGVLAKAKEGVYLERSLRDVPAAFKNKYFAASDGAFAVSERLKKAIKLQKQNLLLDNFGDHYDLIVCRNVMIYFTEEAKHILYGKFARALKPGGLLFVGSTEQIFSPGQYGMETADTFFYRRVN, encoded by the coding sequence ATGGGAGACATTCGTGCCAATATAAGTGGCGGATTAAGCGTTTCGGAGGACGAGGATTTTGCTAAATTCATCGTTAACATCAAACGTCTGACATCCATCGATCTATCGCAATATAAAGAAAATCAAATGCGTCGAAGATTGACGACATTGCGGATGAAATACGGTTATCAGAATTTTAACGAGTATTTCGCGGTGTTATCGAGCGATGCGAGATTGCGTAACGAGTTTCTAGATCGGATGACGATTAACGTTTCCGAGTTTTGGCGTAATCCTAATCGCTGGCAAGTGCTGATGGAGAAATTTCTGCCCGAGATGATGAAGAACTCTTCTCGCCTCAGTATCTGGAGCGCGGCTTGTTCAACGGGAGAAGAGCCTTATACGCTCGCAATGATATTGGATTCCCTGGGAGCTTTGGAGCGGACGTCTTTGATTGCGACGGATATCGACGATGGCGTTCTCGCGAAAGCGAAAGAAGGCGTCTATCTGGAACGATCGTTGAGGGATGTTCCGGCAGCGTTCAAGAACAAATATTTTGCCGCAAGCGACGGTGCCTTCGCGGTGTCCGAACGATTGAAGAAAGCGATAAAATTGCAAAAACAAAACTTGCTTCTGGACAATTTCGGAGATCATTACGATCTGATCGTATGCCGGAACGTCATGATTTATTTTACCGAGGAAGCGAAGCATATCTTGTACGGTAAATTCGCTCGAGCGCTTAAACCGGGCGGCTTATTGTTCGTCGGCAGCACCGAACAAATCTTCTCTCCCGGACAATACGGCATGGAGACGGCCGACACTTTTTTTTACCGCCGCGTGAATTAG